From the genome of Patescibacteria group bacterium:
AACCATACCTCTTAATAAACCACTCCCAATCCAACCCCATCACTAAAAAAACTAATATCGCCATACGCATCGGTTCTAAATATTTTTGTTCCAATTTTATTAAGCATATTTAAAACGCCTATATTTGGATGTCCAAATTTATTATCCTCTCCAACAGAAATAACAGCATATTCAGGAGAAACAATGTTTATAAAGTTCTCATCGTTTGTCTTTGAACCATGATGAGCCAATTTCAAAACATCAGATTCTAACCCTCCATTATCTATTATCTCAAGCTCCTCTTCTCTCTCGGCATCTCCCATAAACAAAAAACTTTTATCACCATAAGCCAATCGAGAAATAACAGAAGTGTTGTTCACATTTTTGTGGACTTCTTTGCTAATATCCTTTTCGGGATATAAGATATCAAAATATAGATTATCCCCCAATTTTATTCTTTGTTTTTTATCAATGACAATTATCTCCGCTC
Proteins encoded in this window:
- a CDS encoding MBL fold metallo-hydrolase, whose amino-acid sequence is MNKWQKIYLFFGIVIILITVFLFIKNNVSKKLEVIFFDVGQGDSALIKTPYGQDIVIDGSPDNSVLEKLSSRLGFWNNDIELMILTHPHEDHLTGLIEIIRRYDVERIMYSGIDYDSIIYKTFLEEAEREGAEIIVIDKKQRIKLGDNLYFDILYPEKDISKEVHKNVNNTSVISRLAYGDKSFLFMGDAEREEELEIIDNGGLESDVLKLAHHGSKTNDENFINIVSPEYAVISVGEDNKFGHPNIGVLNMLNKIGTKIFRTDAYGDISFFSDGVGLGVVY